The DNA sequence AATAAAAGCAAGAGaagcaaagaaaaaaaccaaccccaaccccaaacccacccaatCACCTCGTCCCTACCCAGTCCCAGAGAGAgtcctccatcaacctccctttcccatccctttccttcccccACCCAAAACGCCCCatggaaaaaaagaaaaaaaaagatcgaATTTTTGGTATTGTGCCGACATTGTTGAATGAAATAACCGAAAAAACGCTGACCgtgaaaagaagagaaaaaagaacgAAGCGAGCCGGCGAAATATATACCAttcacagcaacaaaaagcaCTGAATGTATTTTTCAgacgaaagaaaaaaaacccaacaaccccaacaaccccaacaaagAATATTAAATCCCAGCCCCACCCCTCacttccctccctccctcttccgCCGCCGGACTCCCCGCCCTCACAACCGCCGTCTTCAAAACAGGCGCAATACTAATCGCAATCTTCTTCtgtccaccccctcctcctccattcGGACTCCCCTCTCGactcctcgccttcccactgttattgttgttgttgtgaaaactccccttcttcctcaacatcccccccacccctgaCGACCCCAACGAAGAATTACTCCCTGCACTACTGCTATTCCTCCTCTTATGCTGCATCAGCTTATCCAGcgcgtcatcctcatcctcctccctcctcctcttctccgaTAACCTttccggcggcggcgtactcggcaccaccaccaccggcttcTCATTCTCCTTTGactcactcccccccccatccacagctgtcgtcgtcgtcgtcgtcgtcgtcatcaccgcatcccccccaccaccctcttcctcctcatcagacGTGTACTCCACCAGCGGCAGCTTCCccccattcaccaccacGCCCGtaggacgatgatgatgatgatgatgattctcctcctcatcatcagaaaCACTATTCCAATACTCCTCCTGCGCCTGATCAACAGCCAAATGCTCCATcatcgcccccctccccacccccctcacctcgtcctcctcatccacctcactAACCGTATACCCCCGGCTCTGAtcccacctcatcaacatccccctAAAGTAATCAACATGGCTCAGCGCCACTACCTTCTCCCGGTAATTCTCCATGATGTGCCTGGCCAACTCCCGATCCCCCTCATAATTAATCGACGTGAAAAAGTCCAGGCACGCCGAAGACAAGAGATTGTCCCGCGGCAGCGTCCGCAGCAGCGTGTCCAAGACTGGGCCGAAAATTCGCCTGTCGGATAGGTGTTTGGTGAAAAAAGGGTCacgaaggaggatgaggtggcgGAAGAAGCGGATCGCAACTAAAATcccaagagaaaaaaaaaggaaaagaattAGCAGGGTTCAGATAGGGATGCAACAAAGTATTTCGTaccaagctggaggtgctTCTGTTTGCAGGCAAGAAGCTGCGCAAACCTAGACGCAATGTTGTGGTCAAACACAAAGTGCTTGCTCCGAAAAGTGTGATGCCTGATGTAAAAGCAGAGAATCTCGTTCAAGTACCCGAAAATCCCATCTTCGAGGGCATTAAACTTCATGTTAGGCCTCTTCTCGAGGTCAAGCAGCGGCTTGAACAGCTTGGCGACCGAGTGCTCATAAAAGTGGGCAATGAACGCGTCTTGCTGGGGATCGGAAGAAACCTGATGTTTTCCCTTGGGCATGAAGCCCTCTCTGTTTTCTGGAGGGGGGCCGCTGCCGGGAACATTTGGGTCTAGAAGCACCTTGAGTGACTCTGTAAGTTGCGACTTGATCCCCAGATCCActtcgacgaggaggagatcgaTGAGGGCGTCGGTCAGGGGCGCTTGTTTTCTATGGGTCTGCTCGTAGATGGTCTTTCGGATCATGGAGGGGTCAAACTCGAGTATGGAGCCGAGAATGTCTGTAGCACCAACCCGGACCGTCACGTCAGGGTGCCTAAGCCCGTAATTGATAACGGGAACAAGTCCTTGCTGGAGGAAGTTGCCATAGAGTCCTTGGCGGGCAGGTGGTTGGAGGTTCTTCGAGATGGCGCACATTTGCTGGATGAAAATGACGGCTTCCTTTTTGCGCAGCGGCTGCACAGTCGGGTCGCCAAACACGGCAAAGAGATCCGTCATGAAACCGGGCGTCATGTGGAGGTGCTGCACGATCTCGACCTGGTTGAAAAAGATGAGCGAGTTGAGGACTGAAAAGGTAGGGTCGTCCAGGATCCTAGCAAGCACAACGTCCTTCAAGTACTGTAGTCGGTAGGTCTGATGGATCTTGCGTCGCACTTGGTCATCCTGGATCCTGACCACCTCCTTATACCGCCCCTGGTTGTTCAACCACTGCCGGTGGTTCGCCTTGTGCGTCGGAAAATCGGGATCGTACTCCATCGCACCCACAACTCCCAAAACACACTCGTCAGACACGGCATGTTCGATGAGGCCGGTGTCgttcagcaacaccaccgtctTCATGATGTTGCAGAGATGATGCAGGTCCCCCAAGCTCTCCATATCCTCGGCCATCTCTACTAGTGGAATAAGTTTGGCGATGTAGTCTTCGCTCATGATTGCTTTGGCGAGGGCATCGCGGCCGGACGGGGATTGCGAAAGGTTCCGCAGGGTATTCTCTATATCGATCAGCGTCCCCAGCTCAGCAGGCGGGAGCTGGATGGAGGTGGGCATGTCCATCGCCAAGTCGTCTGAGAGACCATCATCTGCAGCACGGCGAATCAGCAGGCACTCCCCTGGATAGGTTATGCAGCTCCTACCTGGTCCCCCCATGGCGGCCTGGAATTGTTGTTGAACGTGGTCGATGAATTTCCTAGCACCCGGCGAGTGAGCTTGATGCGACGAGCGTGGCATGCGAACAGGTTCAGACAAACCATATTGCCTGGCATCCATCTGCCTCCTGAAAGGAAAGCGCCATGTCGACGCCATTGTCGGTCCAAACAATGAGGGTGTCTGTGGCGCAAGTTAGAGAACAAACTCCGGATACCGCAAAGGTCGAGTGACATGCCCTGCTGCTTCTGGAAGCCATCTTCCTTCACTATTTTGGTCTCGAGCAGTAGTCTGTCCGGCTGGTCTTCTGACTGGACGATTACGCGGggttctttttgctcttccTGGATCTGAGGGATGGGTGAGTTGAGTCATCAGCGAAACCGTGTTCTCTGCCATGCGGGGGACGGGAACAGCACAGCATACCGTGACGAAGCAGGCGGTGCAGAAACCGGTGCCGCGGTCAAACCAGTCATTGTTGCGAAGCTCGTAGACCTTGACGCGCTTCTTGTCGGCCGTCGTCTGATGAGGCACGGGTTGTGCCATCATCAAGCGCTCGATGGCCTCGTCTCCGACGTCGAcgtcgagggtggtgtcGCTGAGTAGGTGGGGTGCGATATCGAAATGGTGCGGCGATTGCGATAGCTCGGGCTCGGCCGGGTTGAGGAGAGCAAGGGCCGCCACTTTGTTCTAGGGTTTGCGCGCTCCAAAGATGGGGAGCGCGTCGGTGCTGCAGCGAAGTGTGAAGAACGGGCTGGCGGACAGGCGCTCGGGTGTGGACAGGACACGGACTGTCTGTCGCTGACTGGCGTGATAGGTACGGCAGGCAGAAGTTGGGGCAAAAGTCAAACTGGTTgctcgggtggtggttgtgtggtgtgtggCCTGTTGTCTGTGGTCTGTGGAGAGGGTGACGTCGAAAATAAAATCCGATGTCGAGTGGTTCAGGGAGCCATAAGGTTTCGGAAAGACCAGGCGGCTTCTTGTCGAGATGATAAGCCCTCGAGATGATAGAGCGACAGCGCACGCGACCAGCGGCTCCTCAGACGATCGCGCAGGAGCAAGGCGTGCTCTTCAGTAAATCCCCGTCGCGACGAACGATGCGCGACAAACAGCGAATGCTTTCTTCCTTGGTGGGCGTTGAGTGGCGATGGATTATTTCCTTGGGCCGATTGCTGCCAATCTGGATTCTCTCTGCAGGCGCGCAAGGTTGCGATGGGGAGAAGCGGGCGGAGTGCGTGATCGCTTGGGTCAAGCGGGTCCCGAAGGGGTTTAGTGGCAAATGGATGTGCCGGCTTTTTTAGTGCCATGCTAAGAATAAGCGCGGCCTGATGTCACTTTTCTACCTAAaacacccccaccggccCCGGCCCTTCACCACGCGCTGGAACGGCAGACTGGCCGGGCATTTCCTTTCAtctctcaacctcccccgctCCACCTCCGTCCCGGCCCCGTTGTCTTGGAGCTATGACCTCCGTCCGAAGCCTTGTCCGTGTCTCGGCCAGCATCCGAGCTTCTGTCGACCTTGGACGGCCCCACTCGGTCTGATATCTTAACCTGATTACTGATGATATATATCACcatcttgacaacctcactTGTCGACGGTGCCGATTACGATTGATATTCAAGAGCTCTGCTTCTATTTACGACCATTATGGCTTTTGCAACAACCAATCTTTGTATTGACATTTTCACACAATAGTCATTCACCCTTGGTCTTCACATATCATTGCAATCCTTGGTCTTTAACTCTACAAGACACAGCACAGCATCATTAGCTTTCCAAGCACTCTTTGAGGGCCATGCCAGCTTTGTGCTGTCCTGGGAACCTATCCTCTCTATCTTCAGATGACGAGGTGATTGATGGCTAGAGATGACCATGGCCAAC is a window from the Podospora pseudocomata strain CBS 415.72m chromosome 6, whole genome shotgun sequence genome containing:
- the PSY2 gene encoding Platinum sensitivity protein (BUSCO:EOG09262D0D; EggNog:ENOG503NV03; COG:G), which codes for MMAQPVPHQTTADKKRVKVYELRNNDWFDRGTGFCTACFVTIQEEQKEPRVIVQSEDQPDRLLLETKIVKEDGFQKQQGMSLDLCGIRNTLIVWTDNGVDMALSFQEADGCQAIWKFIDHVQQQFQAAMGGPDDGLSDDLAMDMPTSIQLPPAELGTLIDIENTLRNLSQSPSGRDALAKAIMSEDYIAKLIPLVEMAEDMESLGDLHHLCNIMKTVVLLNDTGLIEHAVSDECVLGVVGAMEYDPDFPTHKANHRQWLNNQGRYKEVVRIQDDQVRRKIHQTYRLQYLKDVVLARILDDPTFSVLNSLIFFNQVEIVQHLHMTPGFMTDLFAVFGDPTVQPLRKKEAVIFIQQMCAISKNLQPPARQGLYGNFLQQGLVPVINYGLRHPDVTVRVGATDILGSILEFDPSMIRKTIYEQTHRKQAPLTDALIDLLLVEVDLGIKSQLTESLKVLLDPNVPGSGPPPENREGFMPKGKHQVSSDPQQDAFIAHFYEHSVAKLFKPLLDLEKRPNMKFNALEDGIFGYLNEILCFYIRHHTFRSKHFVFDHNIASRFAQLLACKQKHLQLVAIRFFRHLILLRDPFFTKHLSDRRIFGPVLDTLLRTLPRDNLLSSACLDFFTSINYEGDRELARHIMENYREKVVALSHVDYFRGMLMRWDQSRGYTVSEVDEEDEVRGVGRGAMMEHLAVDQAQEEYWNSVSDDEEENHHHHHHRPTGVVVNGGKLPLVEYTSDEEEEGGGGDAVMTTTTTTTTAVDGGGSESKENEKPVVVVPSTPPPERLSEKRRREEDEDDALDKLMQHKRRNSSSAGSNSSLGSSGVGGMLRKKGSFHNNNNNSGKARSREGSPNGGGGGGQKKIAISIAPVLKTAVVRAGSPAAEEGGREVRGGAGI